One genomic region from Phragmites australis chromosome 1, lpPhrAust1.1, whole genome shotgun sequence encodes:
- the LOC133888445 gene encoding SPX domain-containing protein 6-like — protein MKFGKWLKKQIEQSLPEWREQFLRYKELKRRVNAVSGCCPPSLAEEAEFVATLDAEIDKINAFFIEQEEEFVIRHRELQEDIKRALDRKAAAGVPAAQHEAEVAAIRRDIVNFHGEMVLLLNYSSINYIGLAKILKKYDKRTGAVLLLPVIATVQEQPFYKTETVSQMVRECEAMLEAVPPTAPEGQVAARRDCEALAVAEQSIFRNTVAALLIMQDVRAGSSTEGRHSLPPLTLPDSDWLRSFQPPSPIPIFQ, from the exons ATGAAGTTTGGCAAGTGGCTTAAGAAGCAGATCGAGCAGAGTCTTCCGGAGTGGCGGGAGCAGTTCCTGCGCTACAAGGAGCTCAAGCGCCGCGTCAACGCCGTCTCCGGCTGCTGCCCGCCCTCCCTGGCCGAGGAGGCCGAGTTCGTCGCCACCCTCGACGCCGAGATCGACAAGATCAACGCCTTCTTCatcgagcaggaggaggagttCGTCATCCGACACCGGGAGCTGCAGGAGGACATCAAGCGGGCGCTGGACCgcaaggcggcggcgggggtgcCGGCGGCGCAGCACGAGGCGGAGGTCGCCGCCATACGCAGGGACATCGTCAACTTCCACGGAGAGATGGTGCTGCTCCTCAACTACAGCAGCATCAACTACATAG GGCTGGCCAAGATCCTGAAGAAGTACGACAAGCGCACGGGCGCGGTTCTGTTGCTGCCGGTGATCGCAACCGTCCAGGAGCAGCCCTTCTACAAGACGGAGACGGTTTCGCAGATGGTGCGGGAGTGCGAGGCCATGCTGGAGGCGGTGCCCCCCACGGCGCCGGAGGGGCAGGTCGCTGCGCGCCGGGACTGCGAGGCGCTGGCCGTCGCGGAGCAAAGCATCTTCCGCAACACCGTGGCGGCGCTGCTCATCATGCAGGACGTTCGCGCCGGGAGCTCCACCGAAGGCAGGCACTCGCTGCCGCCGCTCACCCTGCCAGACTCCGACTGGCTCCGCTCCTTCCAACCGCCGTCACCGATCCCCATCTTCCAATGA